The Fulvivirga ligni genome window below encodes:
- a CDS encoding peptidoglycan DD-metalloendopeptidase family protein, protein MKNLLIVLIAGALFSSCNGLKSIKEAFSDQPPYETYLKSLKSAGLENTTLMNKWVEAGKSALTDSIFIDLPYKEKGYFSDSEPDARSYRFQAKEGKLLQIDSDVQSEQNGQLFLDLFFYKESQWKAIAHSDSAAILKYEVEDDGYYLLRIQPSLLNSAYYNLTINSNPILINPVQGATNRSIGSFYGAPRDAGARSHEGLDIFAKRGTPVVAPTDGYVSRVGTNNLGGNVVWLRDNKRGQSYYFAHLDQQLVSSGERVKQGDTLGLVGNTGNAKNTPPHLHFGIYSSGSKDPLAWVKVAEKMIDDFKIDSVQFSSLFVTTSKTLNLRSGPGTNFTPIDQLANNTILKIIGQFQDWFRIELPNNQQGFVFKNLIKPTGSGEPLTIKKDQTLLSQASADSIPITQLLANSKVSVLGRYNQFQFVRTLDGQSGWISE, encoded by the coding sequence ATGAAAAATCTTTTGATTGTACTTATTGCAGGAGCGTTATTCAGCTCCTGCAATGGTCTAAAATCCATCAAGGAAGCTTTCAGTGATCAGCCACCTTACGAAACCTACCTTAAAAGCCTAAAATCTGCTGGCTTGGAAAACACTACCCTCATGAATAAGTGGGTAGAGGCAGGAAAGTCAGCCCTGACAGATTCTATCTTCATCGATTTACCTTACAAGGAAAAAGGCTACTTTTCAGATAGTGAGCCCGACGCCAGATCTTATAGATTTCAAGCCAAAGAAGGGAAGCTTCTTCAAATAGACAGCGATGTACAATCAGAGCAAAATGGCCAGCTGTTTCTTGATCTATTTTTTTATAAAGAAAGTCAATGGAAAGCCATTGCACACAGCGATAGTGCTGCCATATTAAAGTACGAAGTAGAAGATGATGGTTATTATCTATTAAGAATTCAGCCCTCTTTGCTTAACAGCGCTTATTATAATCTTACCATCAACAGTAATCCGATCCTTATCAATCCCGTGCAAGGTGCTACCAATCGATCAATCGGTAGCTTTTATGGAGCGCCCAGAGATGCTGGGGCACGTTCACATGAAGGGCTGGATATTTTCGCTAAGCGAGGCACACCAGTAGTTGCTCCTACCGATGGGTATGTGAGCAGAGTAGGAACTAACAACCTGGGAGGAAATGTGGTCTGGCTGAGAGACAACAAGAGAGGCCAATCTTATTATTTTGCACATTTGGATCAGCAACTAGTATCATCAGGTGAAAGAGTAAAACAGGGCGATACCCTTGGGCTTGTCGGTAATACAGGAAATGCAAAAAACACACCTCCCCACCTCCACTTTGGCATATATTCATCAGGCAGTAAAGATCCTCTTGCCTGGGTGAAGGTTGCCGAGAAAATGATAGACGATTTTAAAATTGATAGTGTGCAATTTTCGAGCTTATTTGTAACTACCTCCAAAACATTAAACTTGCGAAGTGGACCAGGCACCAATTTCACCCCCATCGACCAACTTGCCAATAACACCATTTTAAAAATTATAGGCCAGTTTCAAGACTGGTTCAGAATAGAACTACCAAATAATCAGCAAGGATTTGTCTTTAAAAACTTAATTAAGCCCACAGGATCTGGTGAGCCTTTGACCATCAAAAAAGACCAAACTCTGTTGTCTCAAGCCTCTGCTGATTCCATTCCTATAACCCAGCTTTTAGCTAATAGTAAGGTCTCCGTTCTAGGCCGCTATAACCAATTTCAATTTGTAAGAACATTAGACGGTCAGAGTGGTTGGATAAGTGAATAA
- the gdhA gene encoding NADP-specific glutamate dehydrogenase — MSDILENVKKRDPHEPEFHQAAEEVIDSIGPVLEKHPEFRKHKVLERLLEPERQISFKVSWVDDQGEVQVNRGYRVQMNSAIGPYKGGLRFHPSVYPGILKFLAFEQTFKNALTGLPMGGGKGGSDFNPKGKSDGEVMRFCQNFFMELNRHVGHRIDVPAGDIGVGSREIGYMFGTYKKLSNEFTGVLTGKGVGWGGSLLRTEATGYGLVYFSENMLNHINDSVKGKTCLVSGSGNVAQHTVEKLLHMGAKPISVSDSSGFIYDEEGIDEDKLAYIKELKNVKRGRIKEYAEKYSSAKYFASEKDQSSNPLWDIKADCAFPCATQNEVNAKDAENLVKNKVVLIGEGANMPLEADAAKIVIDSDILYSPGKASNAGGVATSGIEMMQNYMGSYWSKEQVDKKLQEIMKEIHTNCLQASEEYGFKNDYVKGANIYSFKKVARATIAQGII; from the coding sequence ATGTCTGACATACTGGAAAATGTAAAGAAAAGAGATCCTCATGAGCCGGAGTTTCACCAGGCCGCTGAAGAGGTTATAGATTCTATAGGACCTGTTTTAGAAAAGCACCCTGAATTCAGAAAACACAAAGTACTTGAACGTTTATTGGAGCCAGAAAGACAAATATCTTTTAAAGTAAGTTGGGTAGATGACCAGGGTGAAGTGCAAGTTAACCGTGGCTACAGAGTTCAAATGAATAGTGCCATTGGTCCTTATAAAGGAGGTTTGAGGTTTCACCCATCGGTATATCCGGGCATACTGAAATTTCTAGCCTTTGAGCAGACCTTTAAAAATGCGCTGACAGGCCTTCCTATGGGTGGAGGTAAAGGCGGATCTGACTTCAACCCCAAAGGAAAATCTGATGGCGAGGTGATGCGTTTTTGTCAAAACTTTTTTATGGAATTAAATCGCCATGTAGGTCACCGCATAGATGTACCGGCTGGCGATATAGGTGTAGGCTCAAGAGAAATTGGGTATATGTTCGGCACCTACAAGAAGCTTTCTAATGAGTTTACAGGAGTGCTTACCGGCAAAGGTGTTGGTTGGGGTGGTAGTTTGCTGAGAACCGAAGCCACCGGTTATGGATTGGTATATTTTTCTGAAAATATGCTTAACCACATCAATGATTCGGTAAAAGGGAAGACCTGCCTAGTGTCGGGTTCGGGAAATGTGGCCCAGCACACGGTTGAGAAATTGCTTCATATGGGTGCTAAGCCAATATCTGTTTCTGATTCATCCGGCTTTATTTATGATGAAGAAGGGATTGATGAAGATAAACTGGCTTACATTAAAGAGCTTAAAAATGTAAAAAGAGGCCGAATAAAAGAATATGCCGAAAAGTATAGCTCTGCAAAATATTTCGCTTCTGAAAAGGATCAAAGCAGCAATCCACTTTGGGACATTAAAGCTGATTGTGCATTTCCTTGCGCCACCCAGAATGAAGTGAATGCCAAAGACGCTGAAAATCTAGTAAAAAATAAAGTTGTTCTAATTGGTGAAGGTGCCAATATGCCCCTGGAGGCTGATGCGGCCAAAATAGTGATAGATTCAGATATTTTGTATTCACCTGGAAAAGCCAGCAATGCAGGAGGTGTGGCCACTTCTGGCATAGAAATGATGCAAAACTATATGGGTAGCTACTGGTCTAAAGAGCAAGTAGATAAAAAGCTACAAGAAATAATGAAAGAGATACATACTAACTGTTTACAAGCTTCAGAAGAGTACGGTTTTAAAAACGACTACGTAAAAGGAGCCAATATCTATTCTTTCAAAAAAGTAGCCCGGGCCACTATAGCTCAGGGAATCATATAA
- a CDS encoding triple tyrosine motif-containing protein, translating to MKHALLIVYSALFIFAPNVIFAQQGNYYLRHFSSAGNNSDNINFDILQDKDGIINIANRQGLWQFDGKNWSQIETPSAIFSLALDSENNIYLGGAAGFGILSRDEQFNLKYKSLSSQVESATNITKILYEHNSLYAINDENLYVHHKDSVKTISSGFSGAFLDLIEYNGQVYVNTSNSGLQQIEGNHLQAPQNLSFDKESTTFIARLKESSKYIIGTDDNELIYLNGSRAKKLSFKKDGDYLLNSGIETGIFLSDTLAVLSSLKGGVIFINPLKSEIVKIINYQSGLPDNEVYALATDDNYGVWVAHSEGLTRIAPDLPFKSFSQYAGLKGNVLSAVEHEGQLFVGTSTGVYYLEEVKSFDETIRIIKKPTIQEKTVIRDDKKKKGGLFGFLKKKNKESSEEEPPKGAQPQYKRLVEKELKSITYEYKPINNIGSKTSLFETDGNRLFCGGLDGLYEIKDKKAFKISDEAIRYFTISPNKKKIFASTYNHELKVYDYREDFHELNIFSQFRDDVHYIFEDHMGKIWYCSMEEIYCITFNNDEIADTEEYNLENPYYDETYGVAQNDTIFFINTKGIFFLNKKTNDLELLKKGEDIQDYFHGNGKSIWLSSKNAWKKLGSHASNKNFTLLNLFHDIKYIKSNPQSNEFWVITEGNDLYQVSAKKQNFKTKNYKLLLKKIQSGTTSYGLGPELKFDQQNNKLAFEFIEPEYSGILDIQYQYKLEGLNREWSDWSPDHNVIDFPYLPDGKYTLHVRSKDILGTISEADPISFQIKPPYWKRPWFYVLEFLGLALLLFASINVKKLGDKYHLVSQLLAVLALVIIIEFIQTIAESKFTLSSPVIDFIIQVIIAIIILPIERLLRRYIFREKEVKVLEFVNLKKRKSEPESND from the coding sequence GTGAAACATGCGCTACTAATCGTCTACTCGGCTTTATTTATATTTGCGCCAAATGTCATTTTTGCCCAGCAGGGAAACTACTATCTAAGGCATTTTAGTTCAGCCGGCAATAATTCTGACAATATCAATTTTGACATTCTTCAAGATAAGGATGGCATTATAAATATTGCCAACAGACAAGGCTTATGGCAATTTGATGGCAAAAACTGGAGTCAGATCGAAACACCATCGGCGATATTCTCATTAGCATTAGATTCAGAAAACAATATCTATTTGGGTGGTGCAGCAGGATTTGGAATCCTCTCTAGAGATGAACAGTTTAACCTGAAATATAAGTCTCTTTCTTCACAGGTAGAATCGGCAACTAACATCACTAAAATACTTTACGAGCACAATTCTCTTTACGCAATCAATGACGAAAACCTTTACGTTCACCACAAAGATAGCGTAAAAACTATTAGCTCCGGTTTTAGCGGAGCGTTCCTGGATCTTATAGAGTACAATGGCCAAGTTTATGTAAACACATCCAACAGTGGACTCCAGCAAATTGAAGGCAATCATCTTCAAGCGCCTCAAAACCTAAGTTTTGATAAGGAAAGCACTACATTCATAGCGCGCCTTAAAGAGTCGTCAAAGTATATTATTGGTACAGATGATAATGAGCTCATTTATCTGAATGGCTCGAGGGCCAAAAAACTAAGCTTTAAAAAGGATGGCGACTACCTACTTAACAGTGGCATAGAAACCGGCATATTTTTATCAGACACTCTGGCAGTACTGTCATCATTAAAAGGTGGTGTGATTTTCATAAATCCACTTAAATCTGAAATTGTTAAGATCATCAACTACCAATCTGGCTTACCGGATAATGAGGTATATGCCTTGGCCACTGATGATAATTATGGAGTCTGGGTTGCTCATAGTGAGGGACTTACCAGAATAGCACCCGATCTACCTTTTAAAAGCTTTAGCCAGTACGCTGGCCTTAAGGGCAATGTCCTATCGGCCGTTGAGCACGAGGGGCAGCTATTTGTAGGCACGAGTACCGGCGTTTACTATTTGGAGGAGGTAAAGAGCTTTGATGAAACCATTAGGATTATTAAGAAACCCACCATCCAAGAGAAAACCGTAATCAGAGATGATAAAAAGAAGAAGGGAGGCTTATTCGGTTTCTTAAAGAAAAAAAATAAAGAGTCGTCAGAAGAAGAGCCCCCTAAAGGTGCCCAACCTCAGTATAAAAGGTTAGTAGAAAAAGAGCTGAAATCCATCACTTATGAGTATAAACCCATCAATAATATTGGCTCCAAAACTTCTCTTTTTGAAACCGACGGCAATAGACTATTCTGCGGAGGATTAGATGGATTATATGAAATTAAAGACAAAAAGGCCTTTAAAATAAGTGATGAGGCCATACGGTATTTTACCATTTCACCTAATAAGAAAAAGATATTCGCCAGCACTTATAATCATGAACTTAAAGTGTACGATTACCGTGAAGATTTTCATGAACTTAACATTTTCAGCCAGTTTAGAGATGATGTTCATTATATCTTCGAAGATCATATGGGCAAAATATGGTATTGCAGCATGGAAGAGATTTATTGTATCACTTTCAACAATGATGAAATTGCTGACACTGAAGAATATAATCTGGAAAACCCTTATTATGATGAGACTTACGGTGTAGCCCAAAATGACACCATCTTCTTTATAAACACAAAAGGCATATTTTTTCTCAATAAGAAGACTAATGATCTTGAATTATTGAAAAAAGGGGAAGACATTCAGGATTACTTCCACGGGAATGGCAAAAGCATATGGTTGTCATCAAAAAATGCCTGGAAAAAGTTAGGTTCCCATGCTAGTAATAAAAATTTCACGCTGCTCAATCTTTTCCATGACATTAAATACATTAAATCTAACCCACAATCCAATGAATTTTGGGTGATAACTGAGGGCAATGATCTATACCAGGTATCAGCCAAAAAGCAGAATTTCAAAACTAAAAACTACAAACTGCTACTGAAGAAGATTCAGTCTGGTACTACGTCTTACGGCTTGGGGCCGGAGCTTAAATTTGACCAGCAAAATAATAAATTGGCCTTTGAGTTCATTGAACCCGAGTATTCTGGCATTTTAGATATTCAATATCAGTATAAACTAGAAGGGCTGAATAGAGAATGGTCAGACTGGTCGCCTGATCATAATGTAATAGACTTCCCCTATTTACCTGATGGAAAATACACGCTGCACGTGAGGTCTAAGGATATTCTAGGAACCATTAGTGAAGCTGATCCTATTTCATTCCAAATAAAACCTCCTTACTGGAAACGTCCTTGGTTCTATGTGTTAGAATTTTTAGGCCTGGCACTCTTACTTTTTGCCTCCATAAATGTTAAAAAACTAGGAGATAAGTATCATCTGGTGAGTCAGCTTTTAGCTGTGCTTGCCTTAGTTATTATCATTGAATTTATCCAAACCATAGCCGAAAGTAAATTTACGCTCAGCTCACCTGTAATTGATTTTATCATTCAGGTAATTATAGCCATTATAATTTTACCTATAGAGAGGCTGCTGAGAAGATATATTTTCAGAGAGAAAGAGGTGAAGGTTTTGGAATTTGTTAACTTGAAAAAAAGAAAATCTGAACCCGAATCAAATGACTAG
- a CDS encoding TetR/AcrR family transcriptional regulator, giving the protein MPSPTFVNLPDAKKERFIQEALKEFSEKSYEQASVSKIVRRLNIAKGSVYQYFTDKSDLYQYLVNTARKRKTDIFLSIYNQPDQDFDIWFTRLCLAEIKFSAEFSEMHNLLENEALINPSASSEQLFLLRKEVDHFGHQMRPGVDHGKLAFILKATKDALVSQKWPHQGVSDYEILDNISEVVNLLFSKFSKQ; this is encoded by the coding sequence ATGCCGAGCCCAACCTTCGTAAACCTACCTGATGCTAAAAAGGAAAGGTTTATTCAAGAGGCTTTGAAAGAGTTCTCTGAAAAATCCTATGAACAAGCATCGGTTTCCAAAATAGTACGAAGGCTGAATATTGCGAAAGGTAGTGTTTATCAATATTTCACAGACAAATCCGATCTCTACCAATATTTAGTAAATACTGCTCGGAAGAGAAAAACTGATATATTTCTCAGCATCTACAATCAACCTGATCAGGATTTTGACATATGGTTCACCAGACTTTGTCTTGCAGAGATTAAATTTTCAGCAGAATTTTCAGAAATGCATAATTTACTTGAAAACGAAGCACTCATTAATCCATCAGCCTCTTCAGAACAATTATTTCTGCTAAGAAAAGAAGTTGATCACTTCGGCCATCAAATGAGACCAGGCGTTGATCATGGCAAACTGGCCTTTATTCTCAAAGCAACTAAAGATGCTCTTGTTTCTCAAAAATGGCCACACCAGGGTGTTAGCGATTATGAGATATTGGATAATATAAGTGAGGTGGTAAATTTACTCTTCAGTAAGTTCTCAAAGCAATAG
- a CDS encoding aminotransferase class V-fold PLP-dependent enzyme, whose product MNNSIIHLNNAGASLVSEKVLSAQLEYLQIEAQNGGYETAEKFDSQLEEFYSEAAKFINARADEIAFTESATVAWQRSFFSIPFEDGDIILTSKIEYASNFIAFLNLQKEKKINIKVIPSTGTGEVDLKELENLISPQVKLIAITHIPTNGGIVNPAEEVGKIASAHNILYLLDSCQSVGQYPLDVKKIQCDFLTATGRKFLRGPRGTGFLFIKKATIERLRPQNLDLHSAEWTSINSYEQRQDGRAFETWETNLAAKLGLTIALKAANEMGSTEIWKQITALSNYMREQLSAINNIDVHDLGIVKSGIITLTSHIPADEIQSELAKANINVSLTSKNGTLLDMEERHLDKMIRASVHYYNTKEEIDTFIKTLKSIVS is encoded by the coding sequence ATGAACAATTCCATTATACATCTAAACAATGCCGGTGCCTCTTTGGTATCCGAAAAGGTGCTTTCTGCTCAACTTGAGTACTTACAAATAGAAGCACAAAATGGAGGTTATGAAACCGCTGAGAAGTTTGATAGCCAGCTGGAAGAGTTCTATTCTGAGGCTGCAAAATTCATCAATGCCCGTGCGGATGAGATAGCATTTACAGAAAGTGCTACGGTAGCCTGGCAGCGTTCTTTCTTCTCTATTCCCTTTGAGGATGGCGACATCATTTTAACTTCCAAGATTGAATACGCCAGTAATTTTATTGCTTTCCTCAATCTTCAGAAAGAAAAGAAAATTAATATTAAGGTCATCCCTAGCACAGGAACCGGCGAAGTTGACCTAAAAGAGCTAGAAAATCTTATTAGTCCCCAAGTTAAACTTATAGCTATCACTCATATTCCTACCAATGGTGGAATTGTTAATCCTGCAGAAGAAGTTGGGAAAATAGCGAGTGCACACAACATTTTGTATCTACTGGATTCGTGCCAATCAGTAGGCCAATATCCATTAGATGTTAAAAAAATTCAATGTGACTTCCTTACTGCCACCGGTAGGAAGTTTTTAAGAGGCCCCAGAGGCACTGGTTTTTTGTTTATAAAAAAAGCTACCATTGAAAGGTTAAGGCCTCAAAATCTTGACCTACATTCAGCCGAATGGACTTCGATAAATAGTTATGAACAAAGGCAGGATGGCAGAGCCTTTGAAACCTGGGAAACTAATCTAGCAGCCAAGCTTGGACTTACAATTGCCTTGAAAGCAGCAAATGAGATGGGTTCGACAGAAATTTGGAAGCAAATAACAGCTCTGAGCAACTACATGAGAGAACAGCTATCTGCCATCAATAACATAGATGTGCATGATTTAGGGATTGTTAAATCTGGTATTATCACATTAACTAGTCATATACCAGCTGATGAAATTCAATCTGAATTGGCCAAAGCTAACATCAACGTATCTTTGACCTCCAAAAATGGTACTCTCCTGGACATGGAGGAAAGACATTTGGATAAGATGATTAGAGCTTCCGTTCATTATTACAACACCAAAGAAGAAATAGATACATTCATAAAAACATTAAAAAGCATAGTCTCTTGA
- a CDS encoding acyloxyacyl hydrolase, which yields MKKLEYTNLHGIELYATKHTNGKRAWEKLYNYPRIGFGAGYYNYMEPEELGKAFTATSSIDVTTNRNSKKNQWRLNIGTGFVYSTKRFDAETNPNNKAISSKVSYVLRGTVYREFYLNENLYLNANLSFRHFSNGRLNIPNNGMNFPIVGVGLRYLPKPAEILTDSPSPDIDRKIHFNLMAARAWREVLQEDHKHYAYALSFYAQKQISTYNTLLLGMDAFKYDEESVVFATNVHNYQKGIEDDNPNSDGRQLALTIGTEILLGKLHIIYQAGIYLYKPQVFYESSWYQRYGLKYQIIDKAFINTSLKTHSRTADMVEFGLGVRI from the coding sequence ATGAAGAAGTTAGAATATACAAACCTTCACGGCATTGAACTTTACGCCACTAAGCATACAAATGGAAAACGTGCCTGGGAAAAGCTTTATAACTACCCACGTATTGGTTTCGGAGCGGGTTATTATAACTACATGGAACCGGAAGAACTTGGAAAGGCCTTTACTGCCACAAGCTCTATTGATGTTACCACCAATAGAAATAGTAAGAAAAATCAGTGGCGTTTAAACATTGGTACTGGCTTCGTATACTCCACTAAACGATTTGATGCTGAAACGAATCCGAATAATAAAGCAATAAGCAGCAAGGTAAGTTATGTGCTACGCGGAACTGTATACAGAGAGTTTTACCTCAACGAAAACCTATACCTGAATGCCAATCTATCATTCCGCCACTTTTCAAATGGCCGATTAAACATCCCAAATAATGGCATGAATTTCCCTATTGTAGGTGTGGGCCTCAGGTATTTACCAAAACCAGCGGAAATTTTGACAGATTCTCCTTCCCCAGATATTGATCGTAAAATACATTTTAACCTAATGGCAGCCCGAGCCTGGAGAGAAGTGCTACAGGAAGATCATAAGCACTATGCTTACGCCCTAAGTTTCTATGCACAAAAGCAAATTAGTACTTACAACACTCTGTTGCTTGGGATGGATGCCTTCAAGTATGATGAAGAGTCTGTTGTTTTTGCCACCAATGTCCATAACTATCAAAAAGGTATTGAAGACGATAACCCAAATAGTGATGGCAGACAACTTGCCCTTACAATTGGCACAGAAATATTATTAGGAAAGCTACATATTATTTATCAGGCAGGAATTTACTTGTATAAACCTCAAGTATTCTATGAATCAAGTTGGTATCAGCGGTATGGCTTGAAATATCAAATCATTGATAAAGCCTTCATTAACACCTCATTAAAAACACATAGCCGAACAGCCGATATGGTTGAATTTGGACTGGGTGTAAGGATTTAA
- a CDS encoding OmpA family protein: MNVKIILTLISISLGELAWCQTLDTTVTLVNGKVINASTKEPLAAHVKYESIPYGSKIGVMSGDSFTFNMENQKDYQLKVSAEGYFPYEATIKVEEAENGRIEKIIELKPNTFQDLIRLDKLIFALGNAEITDASHEELNELANMLNGNPNMIIQLEGHTDFRGNPRQNMKLSQRRVDAVKEYLIDKGISKKRIRTKAFGGTQPMSRGTDAAARSSNRRVEVRILEN; this comes from the coding sequence ATGAACGTAAAGATTATACTGACTTTAATATCTATTTCACTGGGTGAACTTGCCTGGTGCCAAACGCTTGATACCACTGTAACGTTGGTGAACGGCAAGGTGATTAATGCTTCTACCAAAGAGCCTCTGGCGGCTCATGTTAAGTATGAAAGTATACCTTACGGCAGTAAAATAGGAGTAATGTCTGGAGATTCTTTTACGTTTAACATGGAGAACCAGAAGGATTATCAGTTAAAGGTGTCTGCCGAAGGGTATTTTCCATATGAGGCCACCATCAAGGTAGAAGAAGCGGAGAATGGTAGGATCGAAAAGATCATAGAGCTCAAGCCTAATACATTTCAGGACCTTATCCGATTGGATAAACTGATTTTTGCGCTTGGAAATGCCGAGATTACTGATGCTTCTCATGAAGAATTAAATGAGCTTGCCAATATGCTTAACGGTAATCCAAACATGATTATTCAGCTAGAAGGGCATACGGATTTTAGAGGAAACCCTAGGCAAAACATGAAACTCTCTCAAAGAAGAGTAGATGCCGTAAAAGAATATCTCATTGATAAAGGCATCTCTAAAAAAAGAATACGAACCAAAGCTTTTGGCGGAACACAACCTATGAGCAGAGGTACCGATGCTGCTGCCAGAAGTAGTAACAGAAGAGTAGAGGTTCGTATCCTAGAAAATTAA
- a CDS encoding OmpA family protein produces MKKFLPLLLLLFISISAYSQTVHWASEVIDFSSELTPVQYSANQILGKPNVLPAGGENPNAWTPERANKKEYIIVGFADPIQIRQIAIAESYNPSAIYKVYAIDEENKEYLINTFSPKTVPLKGRMLNLFVELTPYKVKSVKIEFDGAAVPEYYSIDAVAISDSDLPIIPEITIPEFINPDIEKERLSENVNSKYKEYKPLLSPDGKTLYFSRKNHPENMGGVKDEEDIWYSELDENGEWKLAQNAGPTLNNSGPNFVSSVTPDGKSVLLVLGNQYLENGKMAAGVSVSSNASGSWSKPSSLIIAEDYNYAEKANFFLANNRKVLLMSVMRDDSYGDRDIYVSFIKADSTWTEPLNISNKVNTAGEESSPFLAADDVTLYFSSNGYSGFGGSDIFVTKRLDDTWTNWSEPENLGPTINSQYEDLFFNIPGNSDFAYYSQGVSDDDLDIFRVAMPVFKKPEPVIAVRGKLLNSKTKEPVGAKVVYERLSDGKEIGMHETNAETGNYELLLPAGELYGVRADADGYIPQSENIDLRNFKEGDATEVNDKNIFLVPIEKESFVTLNNVFFDFDKATVKPESYPELNRLVKLMQDRPSLEVAITGHTDNTGESKYNMNLSKDRATAVYKYLADKGVKKSRMEVKYFGETKPVATNDTPEGRGKNRRVEFQIMKE; encoded by the coding sequence ATGAAAAAATTTTTACCGCTACTTTTATTACTATTTATTAGCATTTCGGCCTACTCGCAAACCGTGCACTGGGCTTCTGAAGTGATCGATTTTTCATCAGAGTTGACGCCCGTTCAATACTCTGCTAATCAAATATTAGGAAAGCCAAACGTGTTGCCGGCAGGAGGTGAGAACCCAAATGCCTGGACGCCGGAAAGAGCGAATAAGAAGGAATATATCATTGTAGGTTTCGCTGATCCTATTCAGATCAGGCAGATTGCAATAGCAGAGTCTTATAATCCAAGTGCTATCTATAAAGTATATGCCATTGATGAGGAAAATAAGGAGTATTTAATTAATACTTTCAGCCCGAAAACAGTGCCATTGAAAGGTAGAATGCTTAACCTGTTTGTGGAGCTGACTCCTTATAAAGTTAAATCTGTAAAAATAGAATTTGATGGTGCAGCGGTTCCAGAATATTACAGTATAGATGCGGTAGCTATATCTGATTCAGACCTTCCTATTATTCCTGAAATAACTATTCCTGAATTTATCAACCCTGATATAGAAAAGGAAAGACTAAGTGAAAATGTAAATAGTAAATACAAAGAATACAAGCCATTGCTTTCACCTGACGGTAAAACGCTTTACTTCTCAAGAAAGAATCACCCGGAAAACATGGGTGGTGTTAAAGATGAAGAGGATATCTGGTATTCTGAGTTAGATGAAAATGGAGAGTGGAAACTGGCTCAAAATGCAGGACCAACTTTAAATAACAGTGGCCCTAACTTTGTGAGCTCCGTAACGCCTGATGGTAAATCAGTATTACTTGTTCTAGGAAACCAATATCTTGAAAATGGAAAAATGGCCGCAGGTGTATCTGTGAGTTCTAATGCCAGCGGTTCTTGGTCTAAACCATCTTCTTTGATCATAGCTGAAGATTATAATTATGCTGAAAAGGCTAACTTCTTTTTGGCAAACAATAGAAAGGTACTTTTAATGTCAGTGATGAGAGATGACTCTTATGGCGACAGAGATATATATGTGTCATTCATAAAAGCAGACAGCACCTGGACTGAGCCTTTAAACATTTCTAATAAAGTGAACACAGCCGGTGAGGAAAGCTCACCTTTCTTAGCAGCGGATGATGTTACGCTTTATTTCTCATCTAACGGATACAGTGGTTTTGGTGGTAGTGACATATTCGTAACAAAGAGACTGGATGATACCTGGACAAACTGGTCAGAGCCTGAAAACCTTGGTCCAACCATTAACTCTCAGTATGAAGATCTTTTCTTTAACATACCAGGAAACAGCGATTTTGCTTACTACTCTCAGGGTGTTAGTGATGATGACCTTGATATTTTCAGAGTAGCCATGCCGGTATTTAAAAAGCCTGAGCCGGTTATCGCTGTTAGAGGAAAACTCTTAAATTCTAAAACTAAAGAGCCAGTTGGCGCAAAAGTTGTTTATGAGAGATTATCTGATGGTAAGGAGATAGGAATGCACGAAACCAATGCAGAAACAGGTAACTACGAACTTTTACTGCCTGCTGGGGAGTTGTATGGTGTAAGAGCTGATGCTGATGGCTATATTCCTCAAAGCGAAAACATTGACCTGAGAAATTTTAAAGAAGGTGATGCTACTGAGGTGAATGATAAGAATATCTTCCTTGTTCCGATAGAAAAGGAGTCTTTTGTTACGCTTAACAATGTTTTCTTTGACTTTGATAAAGCCACGGTTAAGCCTGAATCTTACCCAGAACTAAACAGATTGGTTAAGCTTATGCAGGATAGACCTTCTTTAGAGGTGGCAATAACAGGTCATACGGATAACACCGGAGAGAGTAAATATAATATGAACCTATCCAAAGATAGAGCTACGGCTGTGTACAAGTACTTAGCTGATAAAGGTGTAAAGAAAAGCAGAATGGAGGTAAAATACTTCGGTGAAACTAAGCCTGTTGCTACTAATGATACACCAGAAGGCAGAGGTAAAAATAGAAGGGTAGAGTTCCAGATCATGAAAGAGTAA